In Anopheles gambiae chromosome 2, idAnoGambNW_F1_1, whole genome shotgun sequence, a single window of DNA contains:
- the LOC133392246 gene encoding uncharacterized protein LOC133392246 — translation MRSYQFSTPISDLRCTSLSNLQHSRSTPGSPRTAQVVRSITPNRWLLPADPRTLLKTPKKPAGITNITGGQLWYQGIKTCLIKKFRTGNLDDNISTLSLKVFIDGLPLHKSTNLEFWPILASIDELPNEAPMKVGIYCGLKHPQNIEEYLRQLVDELKELTTRGIVIQNRLININLLYFIADTPARALLKGVVNFNGLQGCIKCTCQGKKENHRTIFRGVSAEPRTNKAFRDGDYMPEHQRELTPLL, via the exons ATGCGTTCATACCAATTTTCCACGCCAATTTCTGACTTACGCTGTACCAGTCTGAGCAATCTGCAGCACTCCAGAAGCACTCCTGGCAGTCCCCGTACCGCACAGGTGGTGCGTAGCATAACGCCGAATCGGTGGCTGCTGCCAGCAG ATCCTCGTACATTACTAAAAACTCCAAAGAAACCTGCAGGAATTACAAACATCACTGGAGGGCAGCTGTGGTACCAAGGAATAAAGACATGCCTCATCAAAAAGTTTCG cACCGGCAACCTTGATGACAATATTTCAACACTAAGCCTGAAAGTGTTTATTGATGGATTACCACTTCATAAGAGCACCAACCTGGAGTTTTGGCCAATCTTGGCGAGCATCGACGAACTCCCAAACGAAGCGCCGATGAAAGTGGGTATTTACTGTGGATTGAAGCATCCACAAAACATAGAGGAATATTTACGGCAACTTGTAGATGAATTGAAAGAATTGACTACCCGTGGTATTGTCATACAAAACCGTTTAATAAATATCAACCTGCTTTACTTCATCGCTGACACTCCTGCTAGAGCTCTGCTAAAAG GAGTTGTGAATTTTAACGGATTGCAAGGATGCATTAAATGCACATGTcaaggaaagaaggaaaaccaCAGAACTATTTTTAGAGGAGTTTCTGCCGAGCCACGAACAAACAAAGCATTTCGAGATGGCGATTATATGCCAGAGCATCAAAGAGAACTAACGCCTCTATTGTAA
- the LOC133392247 gene encoding uncharacterized protein LOC133392247 translates to MSLIRSPAAVPEPSREQEALPGPSRAPDANGANQNEDSVSDVFPILDDIARAERQLIHLFRQLDRMEANYNQRKTDVAALKLIAVRLKELSSEAAAVFSVLFEETDETKYKLAEERYSSFDNRIFDQKVNIQQGMLALTPNIQITKSDPDREKPCAKSNRVKLPELKLPSFDGTIRDWPPFRDAFCSMIDSSDQLSDSDKLSYLLTTVTKEAKRTIENIPITSANYAVAWKLLTDRYENKYLLIKAYCDALFEIPASKKECAETLNSIVNEFERNGAATVGVNAQQQNHTIVQQAGRISSKSLSYVAIRKQAICLAQTN, encoded by the coding sequence ATGTCGCTAATTCGTTCGCCGGCGGCTGTGCCTGAACCGTCAAGGGAGCAGGAGGCTTTGCCTGGACCGTCAAGGGCGCCAGACGCGAACGGAGCAAACCAGAACGAGGACAGCGTTTCAGATGTGTTCCCTATCCTCGATGACATCGCAAGGGCTGAACGCCAATTGATCCACCTATTTCGGCAGTTAGATCGCATGGAGGCCAACTACAACCAGAGGAAAACGGACGTTGCGGCACTCAAGCTGATTGCGGTAAGACTAAAAGAACTTTCTTCTGAAGCAGCAGCCGTGTTTTCTGTGTTATTTGAAGAAACTGATGAAACTAAGTACAAGCTGGCAGAAGAGCGCTATAGCAGTTTCGATAACAGGATTTTtgatcagaaggtaaacataCAACAAGGTATGTTGGCGCTTACTCCTAACattcaaataacaaaaagtGATCCCGATCGAGAAAAGCCATGCGCTAAATCAAACCGTGTAAAACTTCCCGAACTAAAATTGCCCAGTTTTGATGGAACCATTCGAGATTGGCCACCTTTTCGTGACGCATTTTGTTCCATGATCGATTCATCTGACCAGTTGTCCGATAGCGACAAACTATCATATTTGCTGACCACCGTAACAAAAGAAGCCAAGCGAACAATAGAAAACATTCCGATCACATCCGCTAACTACGCCGTTGCCTGGAAACTTCTTACCGATCGATACGAAAACAAATATCTTCTTATCAAAGCATATTGCGATGCGCTGTTCGAGATTCCCGCCTCCAAAAAGGAGTGTGCCGAAACGCTCAACAGTATTGTTAACGAATTCGAACGAAATGGAGCTGCGACAGTGGGAGTTAACGCGCAGCAACAAAACCATACCATTGTACAGCAAGCTGGTAGAATTTCTTCGAAATCATTGTCGTACGTTGCAATCCGTAAACAAGCAATCTGTCTCGCTCAAACCAATTGA